One genomic region from Labeo rohita strain BAU-BD-2019 unplaced genomic scaffold, IGBB_LRoh.1.0 scaffold_337, whole genome shotgun sequence encodes:
- the LOC127160361 gene encoding gastrula zinc finger protein XlCGF8.2DB, producing the protein MPFIKEESEDMKIEEAFRVKHEDNEQRTDLMVLKEESQLNEMEEKDQYEKHDSNTGEKSTQANKISSWKRAPKIRSNSSFTCFQCGKSFHQKQSLDIHMRIHTGEKPYTCRLCGTSFIQQAHLKKHMTIHSGVKPFTCKLCGKSFIAQLNLRYHMRVHTGERPYTCPQCGKSFTQNNTLNFHMKIHTGENSFTCQLCGNSFTEKQSLKVHMRVHTGEKPYACTQCLKSFTHKNTLNYHMRIHTGEKLFTCNQCGKSFITEINLRLHMNIHTGEKQFTCDQCGKSFTRKVNLKSHMRIHSEENSFKCHQCGKSFSHKSKVSSHMRIHTGEKPFNCKLCGRSFSQKGNLKIHMRLHTS; encoded by the coding sequence ATCTGATGGTACTGAAAGAGGAGAGTCAGCTGAATGAAATGGAAGAGAAAGATCAGTATGAGAAACATGACTCCAATACTGGTGAAAAATCCACACAAGCTAATAAGATTTCCTCATGGAAAAGAGCTCCAAAAATCAGATCTAACAGTAGCTTCACCTGCTTTCAATGCGGAAAGAGTTTCCATCAGAAACAAAGCCTTGACatccacatgagaattcacaccggagagaagccttacaccTGCAGACTGTGTGGAACAAGTTTCATTCAACAAGCGCATCTTAAAAAACACATGACAATTCACTCGGGAGTAAAGCCTTTCACCTGCAAACTGTGTGGAAAGAGCTTCATAGCACAATTAAACCTTAGGTatcacatgagagttcacactggagagaggcCTTACActtgccctcagtgtggaaagagttttacacaGAATAACACCCTTAATTTCcacatgaaaattcacactggagagaattCTTTCACCTGTCAACTGTGCGGAAACAGTTTCACTGAAAAGCAAAGCCTTAAAGTCCACATGAGAGTTCATACTGGAGAAAAGCCTTACGCATGCACTCAGTGCTTGAAGAGTTTTACGCATAAAAACACCCTTAAttaccacatgagaattcacactggagagaagctgTTCACATGtaatcagtgtggaaagagcttcATAACAGAAATAAACCTTAGGTTGCACATGAACattcacaccggagagaaaCAGTTCACCTGcgatcagtgtggaaagagcttcACACGAAAAGTAAACCTTAAATCCCACATGAGGATACACTCAGAAGAGAACAGTTTTAAATGtcatcagtgtggaaagagtttcagtcaTAAAAGTAAAGTCAGCtctcacatgagaattcacactggagagaaacctttcaACTGCAAACTGTGTGGGAGAAGCTTCTCACAAAAAGGCAATCTTAAGATTCACATGAGGCTTCACACCAGTTAG